In Sphingopyxis macrogoltabida, the sequence CGTCGCCGAAATATTCGACGTCGATCACCAGCCCGTCGTGAAGCAGCCCGAGCCGCGGTTCGGTTTCAACGGTGCGATAGGTTACGAAGCGCATGAAGATGTCCTGTCTGTCTGGAAAAATCAGGCCGGCTGGCGGCCGCCATGGTCGGGATAGGGCTCCTCGATGCGGACGCCGAGCGCCTCCATCACCGGGAAGTCGTTGAACGAGAAGAGAAAGGCCGGTTCGGACGGGTCGAGATTGACATGCTCGTGCCACATCCATGCGGGCACACAGAAAATGTCGTGCGTCTCCCAGTCGAACCGCTCGCCGCCGATAATCGAATAGCCGCGCCCGCCCGCGACATTATAGACGACATTGCCCGTGTGACGGTGCGCCTGCCCGCGAAACCCGCCGGGCAGCATCTGCATATGCGCACCCATCGTCTGAAGCGCCCAGCCGCCGGTCAGCGGGTTCGCATAGCGCATCATATGCCCGTCGAACGGCGATCCCTCGGACACCGCGGCCAGGTTCCAGAGCGCATCGCGCACCGTCTCCCAGCGATAGACCATCACCGGCGAATAAGGCTTGTCCCACGCGCCGACGCCCTCGGGCCGCAGCCCCGCGCCGCCATAGCTCAGCGGCAGGTCGTTCGAGGGAAAAGCGGGGGTCTGGCGGGGTTGGTCGTGGACGGCATAGAAGTTCGTTTCCATGCAGTTCATCAGCGGGATATCGAGCCCGTCCTGCCAGATCGACACGTCGCCGTCGGCGGCGATGCCATGGTCGTGCCAGCAACCGTTCGGGGTCAACACATAATCATTGGCGCCCAGCGTGATATGATGCCCGTCGACGACGGTATAGGCGCCGCGCCCTTCCATGATGAAGCGGTGCGCCGACGCCGTATGCTTGTGCGCAGGGGTGATTTCGCCGGGTTTCATCGCCTGCATGCCGCTGAACAGCCAGCCGCACACCGCGACATTCTCGCGCCCCGCGTCGCTGTCGTTGAGCAGCGTGACGACGCGCCGCCCCGCTTCCTCGGGCCGCACCAGGTCGATCGCGCGCAGGCACAGCGCACGCATGTCGGCATAACGCCACAGCGTCGGGCGATAGCGCGTCTCGGGCTCCCACGGCTCGATCGCATTGGCGCGCTTCCAGAATGCGCCTGCATTCTGGCCCGCAAGCTCCTGATAAAAGGCTTCGAGTTCGGGCGTGTCGGTGACCCGCGAGCGTCCCAGCACAGTGTCGCGCGGGTCGATCACGGCAGGGTTATCGGTCATGACGGCTTCTCCTCGCTGGCGTCGTCCCCGGCGGGCGGCGCGTCCGCAAACGTCGCCGGCGCGCGCGGCGTCCGGTCAACGGTCAGGTTGAAGATGTCGAAGCGGTTATAGCCGCCGATGATGTCGTGCATCTGCTTCGGTCCGACGCAGGCGCCGAGGTCGATGTCGGCATAGACGATGCCCTCGTCGTCGATCAGCGCTTCGCCGACCAGATTGCCGTGCGGGTCAATCACCCCCGACCAGGCGCTACTCCGCCGTTCGAGCAAGGCGCGGTTTGCGGGGCGCTCGGCGCTCATCGCGGCGATGATCTCCTCGCTCACCGTCGAACAGGCGACGATGGTGAAGACCTTGCCCTCGAAACTGTGCGCGGTCGCGCGGATGCGGATCGCCTCGGCCATATTGTACGACGCGGGCGCGACGGGCAGCGCGATATAATTGGCGACATGGACGAGTTCGCCCTGCGACAGCAGCGCAAAGCGCGCCAGCGTGTTGGTATTCTCCCCGCACGCCAGCGTGCCGAGCGGCCCGACCGGCGTGTCGTAAACGCGGATCGAGGCACCGTCGCCGCCCGCCCAGGTCAGCTTTTCGGCCCAGGTCGGCACCAGCTTGCGATGACGGCCGAGCAGGCTGCCGTCGGCGCCGATGATCAAATTGGTGTTATAGAGGGTGCCGACGCTGACCGGATCGCGCTCGTTGATCCCGATCACCACCGTACAGCCATGGTCGCGCGCCGCCGCGCACAGCGCCGCGACCTCGGGCCCGTCGACGCGGACCGACGCGCGATAGAGGCGCTCGAACCACGCCGATCCCTCGATCGGCGTCATCAGCCAGTTCCAATAAGGATAAGCGGCGACGAACACCTCGGGAAAGGCCACCAATTGCGCACCATTGCCCGCCGCTTTGGCGATCAGCGCGCACGCCTTGTCGACCGTCGCCGTAGCATCGAGGAACACCGGCGCGGCCTGCACCGCCGCGACGCGCGATCTGGGCAGGAAGGGGGCCGACACGTCGCTCATGTCACCGCCGCCCGCTCATGATATTGCGGCTTGTCCCACGCCCGCGTTGCGCAAACCCGTTCGAGCCGCGCCACCGCCTCGACGACATCGCCATAACCGAGATAGAGCGGCGTCAGCCCGAAGCGCAAAATGTCGGGCGCGCGGAAATCGGCAATCACGTCAAATTCCTTGAGCGCCTGGACGATCTGATAGCCTTGCGGGTGCGCATAGGCGACTTGGCTGCCGCGTGCCGCATGCTCCGCGACGCTTGCCAGCGTAAAGCCATAGGCGTCGCACAAGGGCGCCATCCGCTCGATGAACAGATCGCCGAGCGCCAGCGACTTGCGGCGCAGCTCGGCCATATCGGCTTCGAGCAGCAGGTCGACCCCGACCTCGAGCGCCGCGAGTCCGAGCACCGGCGGCGTCCCGCACTGGAAACGCTCGATCCCGGCGGCCGGATCATAATCCTCCTCGAAGGCGAAGGGCCGCGCGTGGCCAAACCAGCCCGACAACACCGGCGTCGCCGCATGGTGCCGCGCCGCCGCGAAGAGATAGGCCGGCGCGCCGGGCCCGCCGTTCAGATATTTATAGCCGCAGCCGATCGCGAAATCGGCATTCGCGCCATTGAGATCAACTGGAATCGCCCCCGCGCTATGGCTCAAATCCCAGACGACGAGCGCGCCGACCTCGTGCGCGCGGCGGGTAATCGCCGCCATGTCGCGGACGCGGCCTGACTTGTAATGGACCTGCGTCAGCAGGAGCACCGCGACGTCCTCGCTCAGCGCATCGACGACGGCGTCGGGCGCGACCGTCATCGCCTTCACCCGCCCGCCCGAAAACGCCTCGATGCCCTGCATCATATAGACGTCGGTGGGGAAATTGGTCGCTTCCGACAGGATCACCGACCGTTCGTGCCGTAATGAAAGAGCGGCCGTCAGTGCCTTGAAAATATTCACCGAAGTTGAATCGCTCGCGACAATCTCGCCGGGATTCGCGCCGAGCAGCCGGGCGATCTTGTCGCCGATCCGCCGCGGCGCGGTCGACCATGAGGCGCCAAGCCACGAGGTGATCAGCCCCTCGCCCCATTCGTCGGCGACAACCCGCGCCAGCCGTTCGCCCGTCGCTTTCGGCAGTGCGCCGAGCGAATTGCCGTCGAGGTAGATCAGCCCGTCGCGCAGGTGGAAGCGCTCGCGAAAGTGCGCGAGCGGGTCGGCGGCGTCGCGTGCCGCGACATCGTTGGCGAACATCGTGTCGGTCATGCAAGCTCCCTCAAAATCGCGCGCACCGGGCTCGCGTCGGCGCCGACGATGCGCAGCGGCAGCGCGATCAGTTCGTACCGCCCCGACGGTACGTCATCGAGCACCAGCCCTTCCAATATCCGCATGTCGGCCGCCTTCACCGCCTGATGCGCATCGAGCGTCTTCGACTGTTCGGGGTCGAGCGAGGCGGCATCGGTGCCGATCAGCCGTACCCCCATGCCGCCGAGCCGCGCGATCACCTCCGCGGCGATTGCGGTAAAGTCGCTGTCCCACACATGGTGCGGAAACGTCTCGTATGTCCTGAGCA encodes:
- the kynU gene encoding kynureninase → MTDTMFANDVAARDAADPLAHFRERFHLRDGLIYLDGNSLGALPKATGERLARVVADEWGEGLITSWLGASWSTAPRRIGDKIARLLGANPGEIVASDSTSVNIFKALTAALSLRHERSVILSEATNFPTDVYMMQGIEAFSGGRVKAMTVAPDAVVDALSEDVAVLLLTQVHYKSGRVRDMAAITRRAHEVGALVVWDLSHSAGAIPVDLNGANADFAIGCGYKYLNGGPGAPAYLFAAARHHAATPVLSGWFGHARPFAFEEDYDPAAGIERFQCGTPPVLGLAALEVGVDLLLEADMAELRRKSLALGDLFIERMAPLCDAYGFTLASVAEHAARGSQVAYAHPQGYQIVQALKEFDVIADFRAPDILRFGLTPLYLGYGDVVEAVARLERVCATRAWDKPQYHERAAVT
- a CDS encoding cupin domain-containing protein; the encoded protein is MTDNPAVIDPRDTVLGRSRVTDTPELEAFYQELAGQNAGAFWKRANAIEPWEPETRYRPTLWRYADMRALCLRAIDLVRPEEAGRRVVTLLNDSDAGRENVAVCGWLFSGMQAMKPGEITPAHKHTASAHRFIMEGRGAYTVVDGHHITLGANDYVLTPNGCWHDHGIAADGDVSIWQDGLDIPLMNCMETNFYAVHDQPRQTPAFPSNDLPLSYGGAGLRPEGVGAWDKPYSPVMVYRWETVRDALWNLAAVSEGSPFDGHMMRYANPLTGGWALQTMGAHMQMLPGGFRGQAHRHTGNVVYNVAGGRGYSIIGGERFDWETHDIFCVPAWMWHEHVNLDPSEPAFLFSFNDFPVMEALGVRIEEPYPDHGGRQPA
- a CDS encoding carbon-nitrogen hydrolase family protein, which encodes MSDVSAPFLPRSRVAAVQAAPVFLDATATVDKACALIAKAAGNGAQLVAFPEVFVAAYPYWNWLMTPIEGSAWFERLYRASVRVDGPEVAALCAAARDHGCTVVIGINERDPVSVGTLYNTNLIIGADGSLLGRHRKLVPTWAEKLTWAGGDGASIRVYDTPVGPLGTLACGENTNTLARFALLSQGELVHVANYIALPVAPASYNMAEAIRIRATAHSFEGKVFTIVACSTVSEEIIAAMSAERPANRALLERRSSAWSGVIDPHGNLVGEALIDDEGIVYADIDLGACVGPKQMHDIIGGYNRFDIFNLTVDRTPRAPATFADAPPAGDDASEEKPS